The Impatiens glandulifera chromosome 8, dImpGla2.1, whole genome shotgun sequence genome includes a window with the following:
- the LOC124911188 gene encoding probable RNA-dependent RNA polymerase 1, with protein MKKTIDLTGFPYLVTAETITEFLERKYTGKGSVIALEVKKPKNVGSRVYARVQFKTVNDAEYIINLANMRQIYYGTSYLKAFPKDIDLVQNPKIFEYDMKDIKLYFGCLVSKDKFSVLWGSEDVMVRFGFQLRKLYFFLSYNSFEYKLQLSYENIWQIDLRRPRNQLLKYLVIQLVGAPRIYLKNKESSMYSFFKETPDEHWIRATDFTPSYNIGQSSALCLQFKYDLGINFVEYFPYYNEYDGSFLVEDGTSYCCHYDLVPIVAPPIETKLPFNVIFKICALVQQGCLPGPLLDSRFYRLVDPSRMNIVHIEHALETLFNIKESCYEPVKWLMEQYQKYISSKRATRLPSIKVDDGLVYVRRVQITPSKVWFSGPEVNMSNRVIRQFSSYVDNFLRVSFVDEELGRLHSMDLSPRSASIEKRTGVYKRVVETLRNGIKIGDEKFNFLAFSSSQLRENSAWMFSSTKDGAITADSIRKWMGDFHKIRNVAKYAARLGQSFSSSTETLTILNEEIDFIHDIETVTRGISYTFSDGIGKISSDFARKVAKKCNISGSVPSAFQIRYGGYKGVIAVDPDSSSKISLRPSMMKYESKNTKLDVLAWSKYQPCFLNRQVITLLSTLEVKDEIFEEKQKEAVDKLDAILKDPYEAQDALELMSPGENTNILKELLMCGYKPDKEPFLSMMLQTFRAAKLLELRTKSRIFIPKGRGMMGCLDETKTLEYGQVFVQYSDAGHRYSRNETIVITGKVVVAKNPCLHPGDVRVLLAVDVPRLHHMVDCVVFPQKGERPHPNECSGSDLDGDIYFVCWDKDLIPPRQCQPMDYTAAPNVMLDHDVTMEEVEVYFADYIVNDSLGIIANAHTVFADRGPEKAMSSQCKELAELFSIAVDFPKTGVPANIPPHLRVKEYPDFMEKPDKTTYISQRVIGKLFRAVKDVKSDTILTFTREIAKRSYDPEMEVENFMDYLEDALDYKREYDYKLGNLMDYYGIKTEGEILSGCIMKMSRSFDRRKDAESVGLGVKALRKEARSWFNKKTDEGGDNDDVYAKASAWYHVTYHPDYWGYSDKELKRGHFISFPWCVYDKLMSIKRDKARSFGMSSLGRDVSSKLRLS; from the exons ATGAAGAAGACAATTGACTTGACTGGGTTCCCATACCTTGTAACTGCAGAGACTATTACTGAATTTCTAGAGAGGAAATACACAGGAAAAGGTTCCGTGATTGCATTGGAGGTCAAGAAACCAAAAAATGTGGGTTCAAGAGTATATGCAAGAGTTCAGTTTAAAACAGTTAATGACGCggaatatattattaacttgGCTAATATGCGACAAATATACTATGGAACGTCCTATTTGAAGGCTTTTCCGAAAGACATTGATCTGGTACAAAACCCAAAGATTTTTGAATATGATATGAAAGACATTAAGCTCTATTTTGGATGTCTGGTCAGTAAAGACAAGTTTTCTGTGCTATGGGGAAGTGAAGATGTCATGGTTCGGTTTGGCTTTCAACTAAGAaaactttatttctttctatcTTATAATTCTTTTGAATACAAACTTCAGCTCTCGTACGAGAACATCTGGCAGATAGATCTCCGTCGCCCACGCAACCAATTGTTGAAATACCTTGTCATTCAG TTAGTAGGTGCACCTcggatttatttgaaaaacaaggAATCTAGTATGTACAGCTTCTTCAAGGAAACACCTGATGAACATTGGATCAGAGCAACAGATTTCACTCCATCATACAACATTGGGCAATCCTCTGCTTTATGTTTGCAATTCAAGTACGATCTCGGTATAAACTTCGTTGAGTATTTCCCATACTATAACGAATACGACGGAAGCTTTCTTGTAGAAGATGGAACCAGTTATTGTTGCCATTATGATCTAGTGCCAATTGTAGCTCCTCCCATCGAGACTAAATTACCTTTCAAtgtgattttcaaaatttgtgcGTTAGTTCAACAAGGATGTCTTCCAGGTCCATTACTTGATTCGAGATTCTATCGGTTGGTTGATCCTTCAAGAATGAACATCGTGCACATAGAACATGCATTAGAGACtttgtttaatattaaagaaTCTTGTTATGAACCTGTGAAATGGCTTATGGAGCAATATCAGAAATATATATCGTCGAAAAGGGCTACTAGATTGCCCTCGATTAAAGTTGACGACGGTTTGGTTTATGTAAGACGGGTTCAGATAACTCCGTCGAAAGTTTGGTTTTCTGGTCCGGAGGTTAATATGTCGAATCGAGTTATACGTCAATTCTCGAGTTATGTGGATAACTTTCTTAGGGTTTCGTTTGTCGATGAGGAATTGGGAAGACTTCATTCGATGGATTTATCTCCACGAAGTGCTTCGATCGAGAAAAGAACAGGGGTTTATAAACGGGTAGTGGAGACTCTTCGAAATGGTATTAAAATTGGCGACGAGAAGTTCAATTTTCTCGCGTTCTCGTCGAGTCAGTTAAGGGAGAATTCTGCATGGATGTTTTCTTCGACGAAAGACGGGGCTATAACTGCTGACAGTATAAGGAAATGGATGGGAGATTTTCATAAGATCAGAAATGTCGCTAAATATGCTGCCAGGTTAGGTCAATCATTCAGCTCTTCAACCGAGACTCTTACTATCCTAAATGAAGAAATCGATTTCATCCACGATATAGAAACTGTAACTCGCGGAATTAGTTACACTTTCTCCGATGGGATCGGGAAGATCTCGTCAGACTTCGCTCGAAAGGTCGCTAAAAAATGCAACATTTCAGGTTCAGTTCCGTCTGCATTTCAGATTCGGTATGGAGGTTACAAAGGCGTGATAGCCGTCGATCCAGATTCTTCTTCGAAGATATCGTTAAGACCGAGCATGATGAAATACGAATCGAAGAACACGAAATTGGATGTTTTGGCTTGGAGTAAATACCAGCCTTGTTTCTTGAACAGACAAGTGATCACTCTTTTGTCCACTCTTGAAGTGAAAGATGAAATCTTCGAAGAGAAACAGAAAGAAGCAGTTGATAAACTCGATGCCATCTTGAAGGATCCGTATGAAGCACAAGATGCGTTGGAATTGATGTCTCCAGGAGAGAATACAAACATTTTAAAGGAATTGCTTATGTGTGGTTATAAACCGGATAAAGAACCATTTCTATCAATGATGTTGCAAACGTTTAGGGCTGCAAAATTGTTGGAATTGCGGACGAAATCTAGGATTTTTATTCCAAAGGGAAGAGGAATGATGGGATGTTTGGACGAAACTAAAACCTTAGAGTATGGACAGGTTTTTGTTCAATACTCTGATGCTGGTCATCGTTATTCTCGAAATGAAACTATTGTAATTACGGGGAAGGTAGTTGTCGCTAAAAACCCATGTCTACACCCGGGAGATGTTCGTGTTTTATTGGCTGTCGATGTTCCTAGATTGCACCATATGGTGGATTGTGTTGTATTTCCACAGAAAGGAGAAAG ACCTCATCCTAATGAATGCTCTGGAAGTGATCTAGATGgagatatttattttgtttgttggGACAAGGACTTAATTCCTCCAAGGCAATGTCAACCAATGGATTACACTGCTGCTCCAAATGTAATGTTAGATCATGATGTTACCATGGAG GAAGTTGAGGTGTATTTTGCCGACTACATTGTGAATGACAGTCTAGGAATCATTGCAAATGCCCACACAGTTTTTGCAGATAGAGGACCCGAGAAAGCAATGAGTAGCCAGTGCAAAGAACTCGCTGAATTATTCTCAATCGCAGTTGACTTCCCTAAGACTGGTGTCCCAGCTAATATACCTCCCCATCTACGTGTAAAAGAGTATCCCGATTTCATGGAAAAACCCGATAAAACCACCTATATATCCCAACGCGTGATCGGAAAGCTTTTCAGGGCAGTAAAAGATGTAAAATCCGACACCATCTTAACCTTCACTCGTGAAATCGCAAAGAGATCGTACGATCCCGAAATGGAAGTGGAGAATTTCATGGATTATTTGGAGGACGCTCTAGACTACAAAAGGGAATACGATTACAAACTAGGAAACTTGATGGACTATTACGGTATCAAAACCGAGGGAGAGATATTGAGCGGATGTATAATGAAGATGTCGAGGTCTTTCGATAGGAGGAAGGATGCTGAATCAGTTGGTTTAGGAGTTAAGGCTTTGAGGAAGGAAGCGAGATCGTGGTTTAATAAGAAAACAGATGAAGGAGGAGATAATGACGATGTTTATGCGAAAGCATCGGCGTGGTATCATGTCACTTACCATCCCGATTATTGGGGTTATTCCGACAAGGAGTTGAAAAGAGGGCATTTTATAAGCTTTCCTTGGTGTGTGTATGATAAGTTGATGAGCATCAAGAGGGATAAAGCAAGATCTTTTGGTATGTCATCTTTGGGAAGAGATGTAAGTTCTAAATTGAGGTTGAGTTAG
- the LOC124911887 gene encoding rhomboid-like protein 11, chloroplastic — translation MPMLLQNHLLIRSGPICPCKPVTMAGAVAGAAVSNVPLKYISDSSSSRRSLHYLKRSSSPLYVSPSRLICNMSGINMIPELEYGNREGKKPEKRENAVFWIILLNLGIYVADHIFQVRGIKALYLYHNRPVWFQIVTATFCHANWKHLSSNLFFLYIFGKLVEEEEGSFALWISYLLTGAGANLVSWLILPRNSVSVGASGAVFGLFAVSVLVKMSWDWRKILEVLILGQFVIEKVMEAAQASIGVSSALNGGGSAMQNINHIAHLSGALIGAALVWLLSRVPFQPPSNDELASSKNTNKTQ, via the exons ATGCCCATGCTACTCCAGAATCATCTGTTGATAAGAAGTGGACCAATATGTCCCTGTAAACCGGTGACCATGGCCGGCGCCGTCGCCGGCGCCGCCGTTTCTAATGTTCCATTGAAATACATCTCAGATTCATCGTCTTCTCGCCGCAGCTTGCATTATCTGAAGCGCTCTAGCAGTCCCCTCTATGTATCCCCATCTCGTCTCATTTGCAATATGAGCGGCATAA ATATGATTCCAGAACTGGAATATGGAAATCGTGAAGGGAAGAAACCAGAGAAGCGTGAGAATGCTGTTTTCTGGATTATATTACTCAATCTTGGAATTTATGTAGCTGATCACATTTTTCAG GTCCGAGGTATCAAGGCCTTATATTTGTACCATAACAGGCCAGTGTGGTTCCAGATTGTGACTGCAACTTTCTGCCATGCTAATTG GAAGCATCTCTCCAGCAAtctatttttcttatatatttttg GTAAGCTTGTTGAAGAAGAGGAAGGGAGTTTTGCCTTGTGGATTTCGTATCTTCTGACTGGTGCTGGAGCAAACCTTGTCTCCTGGCTAATTCTCCCCAGGAATTCTGTTTCGGTTGGAGCTTCTGGTGCTGTATTTGGACTCTTTGCAGTTAGTGTCCTTGTGAAG ATGTCTTGGGATTGGAGGAAGATTCTTGAAGTTCTTATACTGGGTCAATTCGTTATCGAGAAG GTGATGGAAGCAGCTCAGGCTTCTATTGGGGTTTCAAGCGCTTTAAATGGAGGTGGTTCTGCAATGCAAAATATCAATCACATTGCACATCTATCGGGTGCTTTGATAGGCGCTGCTCTCGTATGGCTTCTAAGCAGAGTTCCCTTTCAACCTCCAAGTAATGATGAACTCGCTTCCTCCAAGAACACAAATAAGACTCAATGA
- the LOC124912321 gene encoding binding partner of ACD11 1-like isoform X2, producing the protein MSLVTQNPDSNNQMEPQPNNTPNWTINVTDVRTLKVSNISLSVSANSIKEFFSSSGDIQYVEMRMESETSQLAYVTFTNSQGADSAMQMTGATIADLPVSVTPVEYYQLPPDAPPLVVTNGGDTAVNKAKDVMSTVIATGVVIGKDAINKAKSIDERLQITSNASATVASLDRKIGLSEKISAGSSVVNEKVKEMDEMFQVSEKTRSVIASAEQTASTAGSSLMSNSYVSAGASWFSSALSAVVKTAEGVSVMTREKVQKAEEEKNETLYQERTGIINDFAHMHLDESPIGEQQLPVVAPSLEEKKLAII; encoded by the exons ATGTCG TTAGTTACTCAAAATCCtgattcaaataatcaaatggAACCCCAACCAAATAATACACCAAACTGGACAATCAATGTTACAGAT GTACGAACGCTAAAAGTCAGTAATATTTCATTATCAGTGTCCGCTAACAGCATTAAGGAATTCTTCTCTTCTTCCGGAGATATCCAATACGTTGAAATGCGAAT GGAATCTGAAACATCTCAACTAGCATATGTCACATTTACAAATTCACAGGGAGCAGATTCAGCAATGCAAATGACA GGTGCAACAATAGCTGATCTTCCTGTTTCTGTAACACCTGTTGAGTATTACCAGCTTCCACCTGATGCTCCTCCTCTTGTCGTT ACAAACGGCGGCGACACGGCAGTAAACAAAGCGAAAGACGTAATGAGCACAGTAATCGCCACCGGTGTCGTTATAGGAAAAGACGCAATAAACAAAGCGAAATCCATCGACGAGCGGCTCCAAATAACATCAAACGCATCAGCCACAGTCGCATCCCTCGACCGCAAAATAGGACTATCAGAAAAGATCAGCGCAGGATCATCTGTAGTAAACGAAAAAGTAAAAGAGATGGACGAGATGTTTCAGGTTTCGGAAAAAACAAGGTCCGTCATCGCAAGCGCAGAACAGACCGCGAGCACGGCCGGGTCGAGTCTGATGAGCAACTCGTATGTCTCGGCCGGAGCATCGTGGTTTTCAAGCGCATTGAGCGCGGTTGTGAAGACAGCAGAGGGCGTGAGCGTTATGACAAGGGAAAAAGTGCAAAAGGCGGAGGAGGAAAAGAATGAGACGTTGTATCAAGAGAGAACGGGCATTATAAACGACTTTGCGCACATGCATTTGGACGAGTCTCCGATCGGAGAGCAGCAGCTTCCTGTTGTTGCGCCTTCTCTCGAGGAGAAGAAGCTAGCCATCATATGA
- the LOC124912321 gene encoding binding partner of ACD11 1-like isoform X1, protein MSLVTQNPDSNNQMEPQPNNTPNWTINVTDVRTLKVSNISLSVSANSIKEFFSSSGDIQYVEMRMESETSQLAYVTFTNSQGADSAMQMTGATIADLPVSVTPVEYYQLPPDAPPLVVETNGGDTAVNKAKDVMSTVIATGVVIGKDAINKAKSIDERLQITSNASATVASLDRKIGLSEKISAGSSVVNEKVKEMDEMFQVSEKTRSVIASAEQTASTAGSSLMSNSYVSAGASWFSSALSAVVKTAEGVSVMTREKVQKAEEEKNETLYQERTGIINDFAHMHLDESPIGEQQLPVVAPSLEEKKLAII, encoded by the exons ATGTCG TTAGTTACTCAAAATCCtgattcaaataatcaaatggAACCCCAACCAAATAATACACCAAACTGGACAATCAATGTTACAGAT GTACGAACGCTAAAAGTCAGTAATATTTCATTATCAGTGTCCGCTAACAGCATTAAGGAATTCTTCTCTTCTTCCGGAGATATCCAATACGTTGAAATGCGAAT GGAATCTGAAACATCTCAACTAGCATATGTCACATTTACAAATTCACAGGGAGCAGATTCAGCAATGCAAATGACA GGTGCAACAATAGCTGATCTTCCTGTTTCTGTAACACCTGTTGAGTATTACCAGCTTCCACCTGATGCTCCTCCTCTTGTCGTT GAGACAAACGGCGGCGACACGGCAGTAAACAAAGCGAAAGACGTAATGAGCACAGTAATCGCCACCGGTGTCGTTATAGGAAAAGACGCAATAAACAAAGCGAAATCCATCGACGAGCGGCTCCAAATAACATCAAACGCATCAGCCACAGTCGCATCCCTCGACCGCAAAATAGGACTATCAGAAAAGATCAGCGCAGGATCATCTGTAGTAAACGAAAAAGTAAAAGAGATGGACGAGATGTTTCAGGTTTCGGAAAAAACAAGGTCCGTCATCGCAAGCGCAGAACAGACCGCGAGCACGGCCGGGTCGAGTCTGATGAGCAACTCGTATGTCTCGGCCGGAGCATCGTGGTTTTCAAGCGCATTGAGCGCGGTTGTGAAGACAGCAGAGGGCGTGAGCGTTATGACAAGGGAAAAAGTGCAAAAGGCGGAGGAGGAAAAGAATGAGACGTTGTATCAAGAGAGAACGGGCATTATAAACGACTTTGCGCACATGCATTTGGACGAGTCTCCGATCGGAGAGCAGCAGCTTCCTGTTGTTGCGCCTTCTCTCGAGGAGAAGAAGCTAGCCATCATATGA